In the genome of Bacillus sp. S3, one region contains:
- the aroE gene encoding shikimate dehydrogenase, whose translation MKKLYAVLGDPIGHSMSPVMLNDLFSFYQMDAHYLPFQVKPEDLGDAVKGLRAIGVGGFNVTIPHKSAIIPFLDVVDDLAASIGAVNTVVNEDGKLIGYNTDGPGFLKSLNPYVPSVSGQRILVIGAGGAARGIYFAMAQAKPMVIDIANRTLERAVKLIEDCPYDSSSKALSLKEASENIGEYDLIIQTTMIGMSPKISAQPLSLDKLREQSIVCDIIYNPLETQLLQDAVSKGARTQTGVDMFVYQGALAFEKWTGIFPDVERMRENVLLQLGGKRC comes from the coding sequence GTGAAAAAGTTATATGCAGTATTAGGTGATCCCATTGGGCATTCGATGTCACCGGTTATGCTAAATGATTTATTTTCTTTTTATCAAATGGATGCTCACTATCTCCCTTTTCAAGTAAAACCTGAGGATTTAGGAGATGCTGTTAAGGGCCTAAGAGCCATTGGGGTTGGCGGGTTTAATGTAACCATTCCACATAAAAGTGCGATTATACCCTTTTTAGATGTAGTGGATGATTTAGCAGCCAGCATTGGTGCAGTCAATACAGTGGTCAATGAGGACGGAAAGCTGATTGGTTATAATACCGATGGTCCCGGTTTTTTAAAAAGTTTAAACCCATATGTACCAAGCGTATCGGGGCAAAGGATCCTGGTAATAGGTGCCGGGGGAGCAGCTAGAGGGATTTACTTTGCCATGGCCCAAGCAAAACCGATGGTTATAGACATCGCAAATCGGACTTTAGAGAGGGCGGTAAAACTTATTGAGGATTGTCCTTATGATAGCTCCTCTAAAGCTTTGTCCTTAAAAGAAGCAAGCGAAAATATTGGGGAATATGATTTAATTATTCAGACGACGATGATTGGGATGTCACCGAAAATCTCGGCACAGCCCTTGAGTTTGGACAAATTAAGGGAACAGTCAATTGTTTGTGATATAATATATAATCCGTTGGAAACGCAGCTTTTGCAAGATGCCGTATCCAAAGGGGCAAGAACCCAAACCGGAGTCGATATGTTTGTCTATCAGGGTGCACTTGCTTTCGAAAAATGGACAGGCATATTCCCTGATGTCGAAAGAATGAGAGAGAATGTGTTGTTACAATTAGGAGGAAAACGATGTTAA
- the yqeH gene encoding ribosome biogenesis GTPase YqeH, protein MGCGVKVQTENPEELGYAPSSALEKEVIICQRCFRLKHYNEVQDVNLTDDDFLKILNEIGRTDALIVMIVDIFDFNGSWLPGLHRFVGHNKVVLVGNKVDLLPKSVKHTKLINWMKQEAKELGLRPEEVFLVSAAKGVNVKETAAAIDELRQGKDVYVVGCTNVGKSTFINRIIKEVTGEADVITTSHFPGTTLDIIKIPLDDEKSLIDSPGIINHHQMAHFVDKKDLKMITPKKEIKPKVFQLNEDQTLFFGGLARFDYISGGRRSFVCYVSNELNIHRTKTENADELYEKHVGEMLTPPAPEQLATFPELVKQEFVIKEAKTDIVFSGLGWITVNEPGAKVAAYVPKGVQTLIRKSLI, encoded by the coding sequence ATGGGCTGCGGTGTCAAGGTCCAAACCGAAAACCCAGAGGAACTGGGATATGCGCCATCATCCGCTTTGGAAAAAGAAGTGATTATTTGCCAAAGATGTTTTCGTCTGAAGCATTATAATGAGGTTCAGGATGTCAATTTAACCGACGATGATTTTTTAAAAATATTAAATGAAATCGGCAGAACAGACGCCCTTATTGTAATGATTGTTGACATTTTTGATTTTAATGGCAGCTGGCTCCCGGGATTACACCGGTTTGTCGGTCATAACAAGGTCGTCCTAGTCGGAAATAAGGTTGATTTGCTGCCGAAGTCTGTTAAGCATACCAAATTGATAAACTGGATGAAGCAGGAAGCAAAGGAGCTGGGCTTAAGACCTGAAGAGGTCTTCCTCGTCAGTGCAGCAAAAGGGGTAAATGTAAAAGAAACGGCTGCGGCAATTGATGAATTGCGGCAAGGTAAAGATGTCTATGTCGTGGGCTGCACCAACGTTGGAAAGTCTACTTTCATAAACCGAATTATTAAGGAAGTCACCGGCGAGGCGGATGTGATTACCACTTCTCATTTCCCTGGAACGACACTCGACATTATTAAAATCCCGCTAGATGACGAAAAATCCTTAATTGATTCACCTGGGATTATCAATCATCATCAAATGGCCCATTTTGTAGATAAAAAGGACCTAAAAATGATTACCCCTAAAAAGGAAATCAAGCCAAAAGTATTTCAATTAAATGAAGATCAAACATTATTCTTTGGCGGATTGGCCCGATTTGATTATATTAGCGGCGGCAGACGTTCATTTGTTTGTTATGTTTCCAATGAATTGAATATTCACCGGACGAAAACAGAAAATGCGGACGAGCTTTATGAAAAGCATGTTGGGGAAATGCTGACACCGCCGGCTCCTGAACAATTAGCGACATTTCCGGAGCTTGTGAAACAGGAATTTGTTATTAAAGAAGCTAAAACAGATATCGTATTTTCGGGGCTTGGCTGGATTACAGTAAATGAGCCGGGAGCAAAAGTGGCTGCGTACGTTCCGAAAGGTGTTCAAACGTTAATTCGAAAATCTTTAATATAA
- a CDS encoding YqeG family HAD IIIA-type phosphatase, whose amino-acid sequence MLKQFLPNEHVKSILDISPEELTSRGIKGIITDLDNTLVEWDRPTATPQLIKWFDEIKKHNILVTIVSNNNEERVKAFSDPLKIPFIFRARKPMGPAFHRAISQMGIKKEETVVIGDQLLTDVLGGNRSGFHTILVVPVAQTDGFWTKFNRFAERRILNWFRKKGMLQWED is encoded by the coding sequence GTGTTAAAACAATTTTTGCCGAATGAACATGTGAAAAGCATTCTGGATATATCTCCTGAGGAGCTAACATCAAGAGGGATTAAAGGGATTATCACGGATTTGGATAATACGTTAGTGGAATGGGATCGTCCTACTGCAACTCCTCAGTTGATTAAATGGTTTGACGAAATAAAGAAACATAATATACTTGTCACAATTGTTTCTAATAATAATGAGGAAAGAGTCAAGGCTTTTTCTGACCCGCTTAAAATCCCGTTTATTTTCCGGGCAAGAAAGCCGATGGGACCAGCGTTTCACAGGGCAATTTCGCAAATGGGCATTAAGAAGGAAGAGACTGTTGTCATTGGTGATCAATTATTAACGGATGTTCTCGGCGGAAACCGCAGCGGGTTTCATACCATTCTCGTTGTACCTGTTGCCCAAACGGACGGATTTTGGACAAAATTTAATCGCTTTGCGGAACGGAGAATTTTAAATTGGTTTCGAAAAAAAGGGATGCTTCAGTGGGAGGATTAA